The following are encoded together in the Rhinopithecus roxellana isolate Shanxi Qingling chromosome 5, ASM756505v1, whole genome shotgun sequence genome:
- the NGDN gene encoding neuroguidin isoform X2, producing MAALEVLESDLPSAVTLLKNLQEQGLSFLEVKDQLLLMYLMDLTHLILDKASGGSLQGHDGVLRLVEIRTVLEKLRPLDQKLKYQIDKLVKTAVTGSLSENDPLRFKPHPSNMMSKLSSEDEEEDEVEDGQSEASGKKSVKGVSKKYVPPRLVPVHYDETEAEREKKRLERAKRRALSSSVIRELKEQYSDAPEEIRDARHPHVTHQSQEDQHRINYEESMMVRLSVSKREKGRRKRADVMSSQLHSLTHFSDISALTGGTSHLDEDQNPIKKRKKIPKKGRKKKGFRRRR from the exons ATGGCGGCGCTG GAGGTGCTGGAGTCAGACCTGCCAAGTGCCGTGACACTTCTGAAAAATCTCCAGGAGCAA GGTCTCAGCTTCTTGGAAGTGAAAGACCAGCTGCTGCTCATGTACCTTATGGATTTGACCCACCTCATTCTGGACAAAGCCTCAGGAGGGTCTCTTCAGGGACATGATGGAGTTTTGAGACTGGTGGAGATTCGCACG GTTTTGGAAAAGCTTCGTCCCTTGGACCAAAAACTGAAGTATCAAATTGACAAActggtcaagactgcagtgactGGAAGCCTTA GTGAGAATGACCCACTTCGTTTTAAGCCTCATCCCAGCAATATGATGAGCAAG TTGAGCtctgaggatgaggaggaagatgaAGTAGAAGATGGCCAGTCTGAGGCTTCAGGGAAGAAATCTGTGAAAGGAGTGTCTAAGAAATATGTTCCTCCACGCTTGGTTCCAGTACATTATG ATGAAACAGAAGCTGAGCGGGAGAAGAAGCGTCTAGAACGAGCCAAGAGACGGGCATTGAGTAGCTCTGTCATTCGTGAACTTAAGGAGCAGTACTCAGATGCTCCAGAGGAAATCCGTGATGCTCGGCATCCCCATGTTACTCACCAGAGTCAGGAGGACCAACACAG GATTAACTATGAGGAGAGCATGATGGTGCGTTTGAGCGTCAGTAAGCGAGAGAAAGGACGACGAAAACGAGCAGATGTCATGAGCTCACAACTTCATTCCCTTACGCACTTCAGTGACATCAGTGCTTTGACAGGGGGAACTTCTCATCTTGATGAG GATCAGAATCCTATTAAGAAGCGGAAGAAGATACCTAAGAAAGGTCGGAAGAAAAAAG GTTTTCGGAGGCGGCGGTGA
- the NGDN gene encoding neuroguidin isoform X1 gives MAALEVLESDLPSAVTLLKNLQEQVMAITAQVQSLTQKVQAGAYPTEKGLSFLEVKDQLLLMYLMDLTHLILDKASGGSLQGHDGVLRLVEIRTVLEKLRPLDQKLKYQIDKLVKTAVTGSLSENDPLRFKPHPSNMMSKLSSEDEEEDEVEDGQSEASGKKSVKGVSKKYVPPRLVPVHYDETEAEREKKRLERAKRRALSSSVIRELKEQYSDAPEEIRDARHPHVTHQSQEDQHRINYEESMMVRLSVSKREKGRRKRADVMSSQLHSLTHFSDISALTGGTSHLDEDQNPIKKRKKIPKKGRKKKGFRRRR, from the exons ATGGCGGCGCTG GAGGTGCTGGAGTCAGACCTGCCAAGTGCCGTGACACTTCTGAAAAATCTCCAGGAGCAA GTGATGGCTATAACTGCACAAGTGCAATCACTGACACAAAAAGTTCAAGCTGGTGCCTATCCTACAGAAAAG GGTCTCAGCTTCTTGGAAGTGAAAGACCAGCTGCTGCTCATGTACCTTATGGATTTGACCCACCTCATTCTGGACAAAGCCTCAGGAGGGTCTCTTCAGGGACATGATGGAGTTTTGAGACTGGTGGAGATTCGCACG GTTTTGGAAAAGCTTCGTCCCTTGGACCAAAAACTGAAGTATCAAATTGACAAActggtcaagactgcagtgactGGAAGCCTTA GTGAGAATGACCCACTTCGTTTTAAGCCTCATCCCAGCAATATGATGAGCAAG TTGAGCtctgaggatgaggaggaagatgaAGTAGAAGATGGCCAGTCTGAGGCTTCAGGGAAGAAATCTGTGAAAGGAGTGTCTAAGAAATATGTTCCTCCACGCTTGGTTCCAGTACATTATG ATGAAACAGAAGCTGAGCGGGAGAAGAAGCGTCTAGAACGAGCCAAGAGACGGGCATTGAGTAGCTCTGTCATTCGTGAACTTAAGGAGCAGTACTCAGATGCTCCAGAGGAAATCCGTGATGCTCGGCATCCCCATGTTACTCACCAGAGTCAGGAGGACCAACACAG GATTAACTATGAGGAGAGCATGATGGTGCGTTTGAGCGTCAGTAAGCGAGAGAAAGGACGACGAAAACGAGCAGATGTCATGAGCTCACAACTTCATTCCCTTACGCACTTCAGTGACATCAGTGCTTTGACAGGGGGAACTTCTCATCTTGATGAG GATCAGAATCCTATTAAGAAGCGGAAGAAGATACCTAAGAAAGGTCGGAAGAAAAAAG GTTTTCGGAGGCGGCGGTGA